Genomic segment of Apium graveolens cultivar Ventura chromosome 7, ASM990537v1, whole genome shotgun sequence:
TTTAGACAATATTATATAAATTTGGAAAAATAATTTAAGTCATTTTTTGTGTTAACGTAAGAAGATTATATAATATTATCTATATTGTTAGATAAAAATTTATCTATCTCAAGCgcgcacatatatatatatataattttaatcaTCTTATTCTTATATAGAAGATAATTAATAAAAGATGGACTTAAAATAAGTATAAAATATAGCAATATTAAGTATAGATATTAAAATTTAGAGGTTATTTAAAAAAAAGTATAAAAATTTCAATATTAAGTTAAGTAGCAactataatttattatttatttcataaatagtAATTAATGAATTAATGTAACCATGTGAGTgtataaaaatttagaaaaaaattaatttagCATGAATAGTAATCAACTAGTGTCAATTCAATTGATGAATATTAAGGTCGCAGACGGGTGTATATGCTCTAAACATAACATAACATCAATTTTCCAAAAAAAAGAAAATGACATCCGGATCCGCCACCAAGACTGATGATGCTCTGTCCAGAAACAACCCTCAAGAAGAAATGTGTTTGCGATGCTGGTATAAAAAGATAAATTAATGTTAAAGACGAGTACATTCATTTAGGGAAGGTCCAGAAGATGCAAGGACCCCTTTTCAGCCCAATTTAAGCAACCAAGGCACTGTGATCCTCCCAGCTTTTTCGGTTTTTACTTCTCCATctcaaaataacaaacaaattGCAGCCAAATTTAGGCAGAAATACGAAAGGATAGTTGTGTATATTGCTTCTCCCAAATACCATTACTTACTGCACTACGTATCCATACTTGTAAGTTGCAACAACTTTTAAAAGAGTTCGTCCGGAGAAAATAAATAGTTATCACtcaaaattaaaaaattgaatATTTTATAAACATGCCTTGTTAAGAAAATCATCGCCAAAATTAAATAAATCTTATAATTTAAGGTAAGTACGTTACATGATCAAACATATTCTCATTATAAGATAATTTTTTGGTCAGACTCGTTATAAGATATTGTACTCATTGTTTCTCTAAGTTTCCTAATTTCATGGCCTTTTAATAAAGGGGAAAAGAGGAAGAGAAAGAAGCTTTGTGATGTCAAAACCTCACATTTTTTGTATTTTCACAATGCATACTGACAATACAAAAGAGAATAAAAGGTGGAAAAAAAGCATTGAGTTGCAAAATTTACATGCTCCATCTCATTTCTCATACCTAGTTTGTTAGCTATATTTAAACTTTTCTGAATGCAACTTCATCCAAGCGGATAAATTGAACAACTTATTTTAATCCACAATTCATTACATCTTTATCAGAACCAATACCTAACATTGACTAAATTTACCATCTTACCCCTACAACCAGACCAAGCCAAACAAAATGAAGATATGACTGGATTATGTTCAGAGTTGAATAGAAAAAGTCAACAAGTCAATCATTCTATCTTGTTAATAAATGCAGCGGTAGGGGTAAAATGGTAATCATACATTTGAAGACAGAGACAAAGACAAGGAAAGTGAGGAGAGAGAAAGACCAAAAGAGAGAGAGCTGGAATCACATGGGAGTTGTTGGCTGATGGGGCCTTTTCTTCTCTCCTTGTTCATCTTCTCAACAGTTATGAACTGAACTAGAAAAgtctttcttttttcttttattttttgcCCATTTCAAGAAAATACAATAAAAATCTCATCTTTGGGATAAAGATTCAATCTTTCACCCTTCTCATAGCTCTCAGTGGAGAGATTTATCATGGCTGATGATAAGGTGCATTTTTTTTACCTTTCTCAAATATTTTTCTGTAATTGTGTGTGTTTTGGTGTGTGCTTTTGGAGTTGTTGATCTAGTGTTTGCTGTTTTGGTACCTTGTTTGTAATCTTGAAATGTAAAGAAATGGGCTTTCTTGAAAATGAATATAATTGTGGATCTTCAAAGCATGACCCATCAGCTAAATCTCAGTTTATATGATTTCTTTTGTCACTTTTAGCTGTTTGTTATGCAATAGAAGAAGTATGCTATTGGAATGAGTTTATATGACGAGGATAAGTTTAATTAGGTGACTTTGAGCTAATTGGAATCTTTGTAAGTAATATATGGAGTAAACTTTCCTCTGGAATGATATTAGTAGATCCTTGTAAGGTATGGGTTTTTCACAggcatctctctctctctctctctctctccctctccctccccccctctctctccctcccttTATCTCTCTGTGTGTCGCCCACCCTCCCTCTCTCCTACTTCATACCCATCAACCATGCGTTTCAGCTAAATTTCTTAGTCTTTTAACAATCTAGAACATTGAATTATCCTTTTATGTAATCATTTATTGTTTGAGTTACTTTTTTGTAATTAAGTTTGGTATTTGATTAAATGAGGTTTAAGTATGTAGCTCCGATGACTGTTTCAAGTTGTTTCTAATCTTTATATATGAATGATCTAGTAGTTGATGTAAATAAGCTGTTTTCAGGAGATGTCTGCTCCTGTAGTAGATGGAAGTAATGAAGTCACAGGTCATATTATATCCACAACCATTGGAGGCAAAAATGGTGAACCAAAACAGGTACACTACGTCTATACCATGTTAAATATGCGAATATCAAATGAACTGATTTTTGTTGAGATAAGCGGTTTTATGTTTTCTGTTTTCTTTATTTGCGTTGTTTTGATGCTTGATGTAGACTGTCAGTTACATGGCAGAACGTGTTGTGGGGACTGGATCGTTTGGAGTTGTGTTCCAGGTATGCTGTTAAAACTGATCCTACGTCTATTCTGATAGTATTACTGCTTTGAAAACTTTTGCTTATTGTGGTCCTTTCATTAGGCAAAATGCCTGGAAACTGGAGAAACAGTTGCTATAAAGAAGGTCCTGCAAGACAGGAGATATAAAAATCGTGAATTGCAGTTGATGCGCACTATGAATCATCCGAATGTAGTTGGTCTTAAGCATTGTTTCTTCTCAACTACCAGCAGTAACGAGTTATTTCTCAACTTAGTAATGGAATACGTGCCTGAGACAATGTATAGAGTGTTGAAGCACTATAGCAATGCAAACCAGCAAATGCCACTTATATATGTGAAACTTTACACATACCAGGTGTGTTTTGTGCTTTGGTTAATGTACTCGATTGATTATTGCCTTCATCCTTCCTACTTGCCTTTATTGATAACTACTTTTCCAGATTTTCAGGGGGTTGGCATATATGCATGCTGTTCCTGGAGTATGCCATAGGGACTTGAAGCCACAAAATGTTCTGGTATGTCATATTTTATTATATGAACTTGATCAAGATCTGCACTGTTACATTCCCGTATGACTTTTAGTCCTAAACTGTTCCTAGAATATGCCATATGACTCTTTCTTTTCCACAGGTTGATCCTCTTACCCACCAGGTCAAAATTTGTGACTTTGGAAGTGCCAAAATGCTGGTATGCCATCTACCTATTTTAGTAGCCAACAAAACTGGATGATTATGGTTGCACATATCTATGTCATTGCATGTTCACGTATTCAAGTTACTGTGAACAGAAACCAAAAGAATATCTTGTTGTAATCAATTTTTCATGATCAACAACTTGATTCAAATAATCGATGAATTTACGTGTTCATGATCCACAGACGCTAGAAATTGCCCAGAGATAACCCTCAAACGTTTTTTACTTGATATTGCAAAGTGAGATGTGATATTGCATTGATTTTCTATTGAATTTATATTCTATTATGATGTACTATGCAGGTAAAGGGTGAAGCAAATATTTCATACATATGCTCAAGATTTTATCGTGCCCCGGAACTTATTTTTGGTGCAACTGAGTATACAACATCAATTGACATATGGTCAGCTGGTTGTGTTTTGGCTGAGCTGCTCTTAGGCCAGGTGAGCACTTTTTACTTATCTCCGCTTTTTGCTATCTTCAAAGTTCCGGTAAATTTCTATGACTATGATTTGTATTTAACTCTTTATCATTTTTAAAACCATTTTAGCCATTGTTTCCTGGAGAGAATGCTGTTGGGCAGCTTGTGGAGATTATCAAGGTATGACAACTAATATTAGAATAATTTAAGGTTTGATTTTTTAGTTGTGGTTTTAATGTTTCATCTTGCAGATTCTTGGGACACCAACTCGAGAAGAAATTCGATGTATGAATCCAAATTATACGGATTTTAGATTTCCACAGATCAAGGCACACCCGTGGCACAAGGTATGCTTCTATCTACATTCTGCTTAGACACGGTATCTTCAAAGTTTTCTCCTTTCTGCACTGATGAATATTAGGACTTTAACTTCTGCTGAATTTACTGGATACTGGATAACTCTGGAACTTTCCATCTTTACAAACTACACATTTTTGAATAGTACTACAGCGAGACCATTAAACTTTGCTAGGTTGTAAGTAGGTGCCAATTAACATTCTGTATGTCATCGTTTTTAATAGGAAaaaaaagtcacttccaaaacttgGAAGAGTCATATTATATATACACTTACGACCATGGCAGATACTTTTAACTTGTTCATGTTCTCTCACATTTTATGGCTGTACATATTTAGTTTAATTATTTCAATTTTCTGATTCTAGGTTTTTCACAAAAGAATGCCACCAGAAGCAATTGACCTTGCTTCTCGACTTCTGCAATATTCACCCAGTCTTCGTTGCAGTGCTGTGAGTTCCATTAATCTTTATTATGCATACTTAACCTATTTTGTGATATATATTCACAATGTGGATTTTGTGTCTTAAGTGTTAATTCAGTTGATCAAATCTGATGTTTGATTACTAGTAGTTACAGTATGCTTGTTATGTAAAAGTAATAGGATTTGTCTTCAGTTTTTCCTAAGATAAGGTTTAATTGTGAAAAGGATGATTAATTATGCATTCTATTTGGAGCTATGCTATGTATTAGTTCCTTATTACTATGATTATTCCTGTTGCAGTTGGATGCATGTTCACACCCTTTCTTTGATGAGCTCCGTGAGCCCAATGCTCGCCTACCAAATGGCCGTCCACTACCTCCACTTTTTGACTTCAAGCAAGAGGTTTGCCACCTAAACTATTTATTAAATAGATATAGAATGTTCCAGCTCAGTATTTGTAGTGATTACATAGAGATCCATGCCCATCTGTGTTCAAAATGTAGGAATTAAAGGACGTAAGAGTATGCGTTCTCAAtatattagagtaattttacCTTACATGGATATTACTTTCTTAGGTTGATTTTCTTCGTTGATTCATGTTTACTGTACCTAAACTTAATAAGCATTAATTGCAAATTTCTGAAACTTAGGCTGTCAAGTTAAGTTTCTAAACGGTCACATTTTCGGCCTTTCTGTTTTTATTGGCAAGTGTTTGTCTTCCTATACTGAGTTTTTTGTGGTTACAGCTGTCAGGAGCATCCGCTGATCTTGTTAACAGGTTGATACCTGACCATGTGAAACGGCAAACGGGTCTACAGTTTTTGCATCCAACAGGAACAGGAACATAAAATGCCGGGGAACAATCTGAGTTCAGCTTTTTAAGTAAACCGGAAGGAATCTTATTATAATCACCCTTAAGAGGACATCTGGAACACCATTATATAATAGTTTACCTGGACCAGTGCAGATTGCTGTGGCTGGATGGTTCCCCTGCCTGCTTTTTAGTTGCCATTTCCTCCACCGAACACCTATCTCCGTCGAACAAATCAtggttgccatcaagaaagaacAGAAAATGAGTTCTTTTTGTATATTATGTTTTTAGTAGTCAGAAAGTTTTTTTGCCCATAGTAAAATGTTGTAGGAAGTTGGGGAGGAATTGCTCCGAAATTCGACAAAATTGTGAGTGCTGGCCGAGCTTATTTTAATTTTGTATCAGTTATGTATACGTCTATGCACTATCTGTTATTGCTTCAGACTTCTGTTCTTAATTGTGAAAGAATATTATTTGCTTTGTTCTAAGCTGCTTGCATTGATACCATTTTTAGTATTTTGTCAACTGGTTTGTCAAATTGTCTAGTGTGTGCATGAGCAAACCCTAATCACTCGCGCACACTCTAATCCCTAGATTCTGTATTCATTGTGATTGGTAAATTGGTAGGGATTTTTGTATGTAGGGGGTCTATCATTATTAATGAAAAGAAGGAGGAGTCAATTTAAATTTGTCACTTTGTTAATGCGTGCTCGTGGACTAGAAAAGCCTTTTATAAATTGTGAGCTTAAAATTCAGAATTCTGATGTATGGACTCATCTTCCAGGACTAGTTGCTAAGTTTGAATTTGTTGAAAATAGTGAACAGGATCTGGGATTTTGGTGCAACAACCTCTGCTATTTTCTGTGTTAACAGTTTTCAAAAGTTGTGATTTCGTGCAAGGTAACTTTGAAAGTTTTGTTAGTCAGTGTATTTATATCAAATAATTGCACAATATTTGACTAATACTTCTTTTGTTTCTTCTATTTGatatttgattttttaaatatattttgaGGTGCTTTGATTGtgtaattcaatttattattttaattttaaatatataaaaatatttctttttgaacagattttaaaaataataatattatgtaTTTGATTAAATGCTAGGAGCCTTGCATAAGAAAATGGAGAGTGGAGAATGTATTGAATTATTTCTTCGGTTCTATTTTGTAACCTCCTTTTTGTATGTATTTTAAAACGCAGGCATATGTAttgatatttttaaatatttgttttATAAAGGTAACAAATTTGTATCTTTATTAAATAGAATTGAGAGGTATTACGTATAAGTAATTTTTGTAAAAGAATTGAAATGCATGAAAATGTATTTTTTTTAAGGAAGGTAGTAATAGTTTAGTTGATTattcaattttaataaaaaatatggATTGAGAAAAAATTATTGACCATCGCCCGCAACCGCAACATAGCATTTGGAGCCCAGGTCCGACGGGGCCAGGATTATTACATGGAACCAGTTTACAACTACTATTTAGAAAAAAGGAACATATAAATTTGCAATGTAATGACTTGGCGTCGGTGGACTAGTGACGAAGATGAAAATAACTGGCGTAAGTTAATTATACTAGTTTAAATCTCGTGAAATGCAGGAGTTccgttaatatttaaaaaaaattatttatctcattatattctaatttttgaaatatttttgtaaatatataataactataaatttataataaaaataatagaataattTTAGTAGAAATAAGTAAACTCTCTATAGtggtttaacaatttagtagtttagcaaatatataatactatttatttatttgttaatAATAGGATACGTTGTtgtcgtagtttagtaggataagtagactatatctattagtttaacaatttaatagtttagcggatatataatactgtttatttattttttttaatgacCAAAATTGGGGAATAACCGTTGAATCAAATTATAACTCATTCTGATTATTATAGTATAAATTATTTTTACCTATACAGCCAAATATAATTGACTTGTGTTAGTAATTTTCATATTAAAGTCTCAATATGAACTAACTAAACGCTTTGCGATCAAAGAAACTGTTTAATTTTTAGAGAAGAAGAAGAATTGCGATCAAAGTTTAATTTGAAATCGGACAGTTTGTTAATTGATCAAACATTTTTTAAAGCTGAAAAATTTGTTACGGGTTTCGGAAATC
This window contains:
- the LOC141671377 gene encoding shaggy-related protein kinase eta-like, with product MADDKEMSAPVVDGSNEVTGHIISTTIGGKNGEPKQTVSYMAERVVGTGSFGVVFQAKCLETGETVAIKKVLQDRRYKNRELQLMRTMNHPNVVGLKHCFFSTTSSNELFLNLVMEYVPETMYRVLKHYSNANQQMPLIYVKLYTYQIFRGLAYMHAVPGVCHRDLKPQNVLVDPLTHQVKICDFGSAKMLVKGEANISYICSRFYRAPELIFGATEYTTSIDIWSAGCVLAELLLGQPLFPGENAVGQLVEIIKILGTPTREEIRCMNPNYTDFRFPQIKAHPWHKVFHKRMPPEAIDLASRLLQYSPSLRCSALDACSHPFFDELREPNARLPNGRPLPPLFDFKQELSGASADLVNRLIPDHVKRQTGLQFLHPTGTGT